One Chloroflexota bacterium DNA window includes the following coding sequences:
- a CDS encoding hydantoinase B/oxoprolinase family protein — MSHATRAAPHAPDPVAFELLHTALLSVTDEMGAALRRSSYSPIIREMLDYSCAIFDHRGRLVVQGDFIPAQLGAMSLVVQEVLARHSPSLARGDVFIANDPYAGGAHTPDVNVIRPIFGTHEGRHARPSLLAFSASVAHQVDFGGRNPGTEGADNLDLFHEGLVLPPVHLSRAGTPVTELFDLIAANVRDPISTLADLRAQMASCLAGERRLLELAADWSVPTLRSAFAQALRTAEQRTRRALAALPGGSSEAEGYLDDDGAGGAPTRVHARLEKLGDELTVDLSGTAMQVAGGINNPWSSTRACVAYLLKAVTDQDAPQNDGSLRPVTIVCPEGSLLNPRRPAAVSVRHLTCQRLADVLLAAAGRLWPELRIGASFVGFFSIMAAGPSPKTGRTVVIQDVVGGGSGAHGPHGDRPGGPGTDGVDTYMSNVALLPAEVCEIEYPWRLVRSELVDGSEGRGRWHGGRGLRRTYQVLGEASQRVVLYCEQTNPAFRPRGAAGGGGGTSTRLEVRDPRGGLLPVASKATVTLDPGSTVTIITGGGGGWGAPGRRA, encoded by the coding sequence GTGAGCCACGCGACCAGGGCAGCGCCCCATGCGCCCGATCCGGTGGCCTTCGAGCTGCTGCACACCGCCCTGCTCTCGGTCACCGACGAGATGGGCGCGGCCCTGCGACGGTCCAGCTACAGCCCGATCATCCGCGAGATGCTCGACTACAGCTGCGCCATCTTCGACCACCGCGGCCGGCTGGTGGTCCAGGGTGACTTCATCCCCGCCCAGCTCGGCGCCATGTCGCTCGTCGTCCAGGAGGTGCTCGCTCGCCACTCCCCCAGCCTGGCCCGCGGCGACGTGTTCATCGCCAACGACCCGTATGCGGGCGGAGCGCACACCCCCGACGTCAACGTCATTCGACCGATCTTCGGCACCCACGAGGGGAGACACGCGCGTCCGTCGTTGCTCGCCTTCAGCGCCTCCGTCGCCCACCAGGTCGACTTCGGGGGGCGCAACCCCGGCACGGAGGGAGCCGATAACCTCGATCTCTTCCACGAGGGGCTGGTCCTGCCACCGGTCCATCTCAGCCGGGCGGGGACGCCCGTGACGGAGCTGTTCGATCTCATCGCCGCAAACGTGCGTGATCCGATCTCCACCCTCGCCGACTTGCGCGCCCAGATGGCAAGCTGCCTGGCCGGCGAGCGCCGGCTGCTCGAGCTCGCCGCGGACTGGAGCGTTCCGACTCTCCGCTCGGCCTTCGCGCAGGCGCTGCGCACGGCCGAGCAGCGGACGCGGCGTGCCCTCGCCGCCCTGCCCGGCGGCTCGTCCGAGGCCGAGGGCTACCTCGACGACGACGGCGCGGGAGGTGCGCCGACGCGCGTCCACGCCCGCCTCGAGAAGCTGGGCGACGAGCTGACGGTCGACCTGAGCGGGACCGCCATGCAGGTGGCGGGCGGCATCAACAACCCGTGGTCGAGCACCCGCGCCTGCGTCGCCTACCTGCTCAAGGCGGTGACCGACCAGGACGCGCCCCAGAACGATGGCTCGCTCCGCCCGGTGACGATCGTCTGTCCCGAGGGGAGCCTGCTGAACCCCCGGCGTCCGGCCGCGGTGAGCGTGCGCCACCTGACCTGCCAGCGCCTCGCCGACGTCCTGCTCGCAGCGGCCGGGCGGCTGTGGCCGGAGCTGCGGATCGGCGCCAGCTTCGTCGGGTTCTTCTCGATCATGGCCGCCGGGCCATCGCCCAAGACCGGAAGGACGGTGGTCATCCAGGACGTGGTGGGGGGCGGCAGCGGCGCCCACGGACCACACGGCGACCGGCCGGGCGGCCCGGGAACCGACGGGGTCGACACGTACATGTCCAACGTCGCCCTGCTGCCCGCCGAGGTGTGCGAGATCGAGTACCCGTGGCGCCTGGTGCGAAGCGAGCTGGTGGACGGCTCGGAGGGGCGCGGGCGCTGGCATGGCGGGCGCGGGCTGCGCCGCACCTACCAGGTCCTCGGCGAGGCGTCGCAGCGGGTGGTGCTCTACTGCGAGCAGACCAACCCCGCCTTCCGTCCGCGCGGAGCGGCCGGCGGCGGCGGCGGGACATCCACCCGTCTAGAGGTTCGTGATCCGCGTGGCGGGCTGCTTCCGGTAGCCTCCAAGGCGACAGTGACCCTCGATCCCGGCAGCACCGTGACGATCATCACCGGCGGCGGTGGCGGCTGGGGCGCGCCGGGCCGCAGGGCCTGA
- a CDS encoding amidohydrolase family protein gives MTDDIGRPVDQIAGGMDPLGRVYPEPPAWMAAQLLTAQQGLRAVTIDAAYALGDEARRGHLAPGTLGDVTILSGDVSNATPDEIRAMTVIATIVNGLPAFCADAELCPPTDEPAS, from the coding sequence ATGACCGACGACATCGGCCGGCCGGTGGACCAGATCGCGGGCGGCATGGACCCGCTGGGCCGCGTGTACCCCGAGCCGCCGGCGTGGATGGCTGCCCAGCTGCTGACCGCCCAGCAGGGCCTTCGAGCCGTGACCATCGACGCAGCCTACGCCCTGGGCGACGAGGCGCGCCGCGGTCACCTCGCCCCGGGCACGCTCGGCGACGTCACGATCCTGAGCGGGGACGTCAGCAATGCGACGCCGGACGAGATCCGGGCCATGACGGTCATCGCCACGATCGTGAACGGCCTCCCGGCCTTCTGCGCCGACGCGGAGTTGTGCCCGCCCACCGACGAGCCAGCCTCGTAG
- a CDS encoding nitroreductase family protein gives MNVWEAINSVRVIRDFADRPLSAEHEARILNAARRTGSSKNEQTWAFIVIRDRDHLRELTGVGRYADHLAGAAMAVALVTPDESAGWRNTRMWDLGRAAQSMVLAAWELGIGSAPATVFEQELASRLLGLPADRRCNYLLSFGYAADPSQLTAPRKRGGRKPLEALVHEERW, from the coding sequence ATGAACGTCTGGGAGGCGATCAACTCGGTGCGCGTCATCCGCGACTTCGCCGATCGCCCGCTCTCCGCCGAGCACGAGGCACGCATCCTGAACGCGGCCCGCCGCACCGGCAGCTCCAAGAACGAGCAGACGTGGGCGTTCATCGTGATCCGCGACCGCGATCACCTGCGGGAGCTGACCGGGGTGGGCCGATACGCCGATCACCTGGCCGGCGCGGCGATGGCGGTCGCGCTCGTCACCCCCGATGAGAGCGCCGGGTGGCGAAACACGCGGATGTGGGACCTCGGACGGGCCGCGCAGAGCATGGTCCTGGCCGCCTGGGAGCTCGGCATCGGCAGTGCGCCTGCCACGGTCTTCGAGCAGGAGCTGGCGTCACGCTTGCTCGGACTGCCGGCCGACCGACGCTGCAACTACCTCCTCTCGTTCGGCTACGCCGCCGACCCGTCGCAGCTCACCGCTCCGAGGAAGCGCGGGGGCCGCAAGCCGCTGGAAGCCCTAGTTCACGAGGAACGATGGTAG
- a CDS encoding alanyl-tRNA editing protein — protein MTENLAYTDAYATSTEARVLRADDGAVLLDRTVFYPGGGGQPADTGWLRTDADAAWRVTGARKSGDEVWHLVEGDLPPVGTQVSAEVDWERRHALMRTHSALHVLCGVIWRDWGASVTGGNMEPLAGRMDFEFETMAGELVAEIERRVNVEIEADREIRVALLPRDEAFAIPDLIRTKINLLPEGISEVRTIEIVGLDLQADGGTHVSHTGEIGRVRVTGYESKGRINKRIRIEVLEA, from the coding sequence GTGACGGAGAACCTGGCCTACACCGATGCCTACGCGACATCCACGGAGGCACGCGTGCTGAGAGCCGATGACGGTGCGGTGCTCCTCGATCGCACCGTCTTCTATCCCGGTGGCGGTGGCCAGCCGGCGGACACGGGCTGGCTGCGGACCGATGCCGACGCCGCGTGGCGCGTCACCGGCGCACGCAAGTCCGGCGACGAGGTCTGGCACCTGGTGGAGGGCGACCTGCCGCCTGTCGGAACACAGGTGAGCGCCGAGGTCGACTGGGAGCGACGCCACGCGCTGATGCGGACCCATTCGGCGCTCCACGTGCTGTGCGGCGTCATCTGGCGCGACTGGGGAGCGTCCGTGACCGGCGGCAACATGGAGCCGCTGGCCGGTCGCATGGACTTCGAGTTCGAGACGATGGCCGGCGAGCTGGTCGCGGAGATCGAGCGCCGCGTGAACGTGGAGATCGAGGCCGACCGCGAGATTCGGGTCGCCCTCCTGCCGCGCGACGAGGCTTTTGCCATTCCCGACCTAATCCGCACCAAGATCAACCTGCTGCCGGAGGGGATCAGCGAGGTGCGAACGATTGAGATTGTCGGCCTTGACCTCCAGGCCGATGGTGGGACCCACGTCTCCCACACCGGCGAGATCGGCCGGGTGCGGGTCACCGGCTACGAATCCAAAGGCCGCATCAACAAGCGGATCCGGATCGAGGTCCTGGAGGCGTAG
- a CDS encoding sigma-70 family RNA polymerase sigma factor: MHADLVGPAQRGDREAFDELARTAGDRCMAIAFRILRDFDLADDAVQTALLTAWTEIRALRNPDRFEPWLHRILTHACYAEARRRRRWTEGIRLISVEPASGPDPYLTVDDRDQLDRAFRRLTVEQRAVLVFHHFLGLPLPEVADRIGIPLGTVKSRMYHAKRALQASLEADARASSSQGRMA; the protein is encoded by the coding sequence GTGCACGCGGACCTGGTGGGCCCGGCGCAGCGAGGTGATCGAGAGGCCTTCGATGAACTCGCCCGCACGGCCGGTGACCGCTGCATGGCGATCGCGTTCCGAATTCTGCGCGATTTCGACCTTGCCGACGACGCCGTCCAGACCGCGTTGCTAACCGCATGGACCGAGATTCGGGCCCTGCGGAACCCCGACCGCTTCGAGCCGTGGCTGCACCGGATCCTCACCCACGCCTGCTACGCCGAGGCCAGGCGCCGCCGGCGCTGGACGGAGGGCATCCGGCTCATCTCGGTCGAGCCCGCGAGCGGGCCTGATCCCTACCTGACCGTCGACGATCGCGACCAGCTCGACCGGGCCTTCCGGAGGCTCACCGTCGAGCAGCGCGCGGTCCTCGTCTTTCACCACTTCCTCGGGCTACCGCTGCCCGAGGTGGCGGACCGCATTGGCATACCGCTTGGGACCGTCAAGTCCCGCATGTACCACGCCAAGCGCGCGCTCCAGGCCAGCCTCGAGGCTGATGCCCGGGCGTCGTCATCCCAGGGGCGAATGGCATGA
- a CDS encoding metallophosphoesterase translates to MATTRIYICSDLHAAERAWRKLLNATRTNLYKADVVLLAGDLTGKAIVPIREVNGHYEASLLGARKIARTADELAALEREIADVGYYSVVTTDAEAERISQDEEYRMTLFRRLMEERLLAWLELANERLEESPIPVYLMPGNDDEFVIDPLLDRPGWRTINANERVLDLPGDLQLASLGWSSPTPWHTPREMGEEEFLDKIADLLAPVRDLRRTVLMTHVPPYNSGLDKAPLLDASLRPTVSAGDVLRGPVGSHGVRAAIEHFRPLLGAHGHIHESGGEARIMDTLSVNAGSEASMGILRGYVVDIGPAGIERSMRVEG, encoded by the coding sequence ATGGCGACCACCCGGATCTACATCTGCAGCGACCTGCACGCCGCCGAGCGCGCGTGGCGCAAGCTGCTCAACGCCACCCGGACGAACCTGTACAAGGCCGACGTGGTGCTGCTCGCAGGCGACCTGACCGGCAAGGCGATCGTTCCCATCCGCGAGGTGAACGGGCACTACGAGGCGTCGCTACTCGGAGCGCGCAAGATCGCTCGCACCGCTGACGAGCTGGCAGCCCTCGAGCGGGAGATTGCCGATGTGGGCTACTACTCGGTGGTCACGACCGATGCGGAGGCGGAGCGGATCAGCCAGGACGAGGAGTACCGCATGACCCTCTTTCGCCGGCTGATGGAGGAGCGGCTGCTGGCGTGGCTTGAGCTCGCCAACGAGCGGCTGGAGGAGTCGCCAATCCCGGTCTATCTCATGCCCGGCAACGACGACGAGTTCGTCATCGATCCCCTCCTCGACCGCCCGGGCTGGCGCACAATCAACGCCAACGAGCGGGTCCTCGACCTGCCGGGCGACCTGCAGCTCGCCTCCCTCGGCTGGTCGTCGCCGACCCCATGGCACACCCCGCGCGAGATGGGCGAAGAGGAGTTCCTCGACAAGATCGCCGACCTGCTGGCGCCGGTGCGCGACCTGCGCCGCACGGTGCTGATGACTCACGTGCCCCCATACAACTCCGGCCTCGACAAGGCGCCGCTGCTTGACGCGAGCCTGCGCCCCACCGTCTCGGCCGGCGACGTCCTGCGCGGCCCGGTCGGCTCGCACGGGGTGCGCGCGGCGATCGAGCACTTCCGCCCGCTGCTGGGCGCCCACGGCCATATCCACGAATCGGGCGGTGAGGCGCGCATCATGGACACGCTGAGCGTCAACGCCGGCTCTGAGGCCAGCATGGGGATCCTGCGGGGCTACGTGGTCGACATCGGGCCGGCGGGGATCGAGCGATCGATGCGAGTCGAGGGATGA
- a CDS encoding amidohydrolase family protein — MSKRVLILAAVVALAACVPSGPAPSGSPTASAGPQGGSVVIVGRIVTLDEPPIAEALLIENGTVTAIGSRDEVLALAGDHVPVMDIGQNVAYPGFIDAHAHWIGDRDYYGLDSAEEAMDAALRRGWTSISEQWVNPERLTELETLAADNALRLRVDAYLTLNEPQIGGEHFGDWYADREPGSVSDHLRVRGLKIHLDTGFELDLLWEADELTPTVVRASQAGWQVAIHTFSDEAQEMALDAFEAAIGPSGPNPLHHRTEHAVQVTDAQLARMVAMEIAVVIHLDTAVADWLSEPNWMAAMGGETSWLARWRDFVDAGLHAAGATDMPWILPDFELTDDIGRPVDQIAGGMDPIGRVYPEPPAWMAAQLLTAEQGLRAVTLDAAYALGDEGRRGQLAVGMLGDVTILSGDVTTATPDEIRAMTVIGTIIGGVVEFCAGPEVCSLPEG, encoded by the coding sequence ATGTCCAAACGCGTTCTCATCCTCGCTGCCGTGGTCGCACTCGCCGCCTGCGTGCCAAGCGGTCCGGCCCCGAGCGGCTCGCCAACAGCCAGCGCTGGGCCGCAGGGCGGGAGCGTGGTCATCGTCGGCCGGATCGTGACCTTGGACGAGCCGCCCATCGCGGAGGCACTCCTCATCGAAAACGGAACCGTGACCGCAATCGGCTCCCGGGACGAGGTGCTGGCGCTCGCCGGAGACCACGTCCCGGTCATGGACATCGGTCAGAACGTGGCGTACCCCGGATTCATTGATGCCCACGCCCACTGGATCGGCGACCGCGACTACTACGGCCTCGATTCCGCCGAGGAAGCCATGGATGCGGCGCTCCGCCGGGGCTGGACGTCGATCTCCGAGCAATGGGTCAACCCGGAACGCCTCACCGAGCTGGAGACCCTGGCCGCCGACAACGCCCTCCGGCTGCGGGTGGACGCGTACCTCACGCTCAACGAGCCGCAGATCGGCGGCGAACACTTCGGCGACTGGTACGCCGACCGCGAACCGGGATCGGTCAGTGACCACCTCCGTGTCCGGGGCCTGAAGATCCATCTCGATACCGGCTTCGAACTGGACCTCCTGTGGGAGGCTGACGAGCTGACCCCCACGGTCGTCCGGGCCAGCCAGGCCGGCTGGCAGGTCGCCATCCACACCTTCAGTGACGAGGCCCAGGAGATGGCCCTCGACGCCTTCGAGGCGGCCATTGGTCCGAGCGGGCCGAACCCGCTCCACCACCGGACCGAGCATGCCGTGCAGGTGACCGATGCCCAGCTGGCGCGAATGGTCGCCATGGAGATCGCGGTGGTGATCCACCTTGACACCGCGGTGGCCGACTGGCTGAGCGAACCGAACTGGATGGCGGCGATGGGCGGGGAGACTTCGTGGTTGGCCCGTTGGCGGGACTTCGTGGACGCCGGGCTGCACGCGGCGGGCGCGACGGACATGCCCTGGATCCTTCCGGACTTCGAGTTGACCGATGACATCGGCCGGCCGGTAGACCAGATCGCCGGCGGCATGGACCCCATCGGCAGGGTCTACCCCGAGCCACCGGCGTGGATGGCCGCCCAGCTGCTGACCGCCGAGCAGGGCCTGCGGGCGGTAACCCTGGACGCTGCCTACGCGCTGGGGGACGAAGGGCGTCGCGGCCAACTGGCAGTTGGCATGCTGGGCGACGTCACCATCCTCAGCGGCGACGTCACCACCGCTACGCCGGATGAGATCCGGGCCATGACCGTGATCGGCACCATCATCGGCGGTGTGGTCGAGTTCTGCGCCGGACCGGAGGTCTGTTCGCTTCCCGAGGGATAA
- a CDS encoding sigma-70 family RNA polymerase sigma factor, translating into MQATLVDQAKRGDAEAFDSLARMVGDRCMAIAFRILRDADLAEDAVQTAFITAWRELRSLRNPDLFEPWLHRILTHACYAEARHRTRWAAGIRLLHVDPVHGLDDTLTVDDRDQLERAFRRLTVEQRAVLIYHHYLGLPISEVAERIGIPVGTAKSRLHHATRAMRASLEADARSSTNQERRA; encoded by the coding sequence GTGCAGGCAACGCTGGTCGACCAGGCCAAGCGAGGGGACGCGGAAGCGTTCGACTCGCTGGCGCGCATGGTTGGCGACCGCTGCATGGCCATCGCGTTTCGGATCCTGCGCGATGCCGATCTGGCAGAGGACGCCGTCCAGACCGCGTTCATCACGGCCTGGCGCGAGCTGCGCTCACTGCGAAACCCCGATCTCTTCGAACCGTGGCTCCATCGGATCCTGACCCACGCCTGCTATGCCGAGGCCAGGCATCGCACGCGCTGGGCGGCAGGCATCCGGCTCCTCCACGTCGATCCCGTGCACGGTCTCGACGACACTCTGACCGTGGACGATCGCGATCAGCTCGAACGCGCCTTCCGCAGGCTCACCGTCGAGCAGCGCGCCGTCCTCATCTACCACCACTACCTCGGTCTTCCCATTTCCGAGGTGGCTGAGCGCATTGGTATTCCGGTCGGGACCGCGAAGTCCCGCCTGCACCACGCGACCCGGGCGATGCGGGCCAGCCTCGAGGCTGATGCCCGCTCGTCCACCAACCAGGAGCGAAGGGCATGA
- a CDS encoding amidohydrolase: MSGLVVRGGRVFAGGHPGSAALGGRATGPMADGAPTAVAISGDRIMAIGTDRDADGWSGPDTEVIEADGGLILPGFNDAHTHLRWAPTTLSRLDLFGITDLSDVQVAIRAFAAAHPERAWVAGRGWLYAAFPGGMPTREQLDAAVPDRPAYFECFDGHSGWANSLALTAAGIDERTPDPVNGQIVRDTGGQATGALLERATEAIEALIPPPSADESLALLRAGLTAMAHAGITAVQDAWAREEGFATLDRLRDADGRLPIRVRSALEMLPGQGEAGLRAILDRYESTVAPYRNDPWLRGGILKSFIDGVVEAHTASLLTPYPGSTTRGDPRWAEEELRSAVAEAHGRGWQVELHAIGTAAVRQALDAFQAVGPGRAAERRHRVEHIETIDPADLGRFAELGVVASMQPFHGFPEAGQMAVWEGALDPELAASGWRIGSLLRSGAPIAFGSDWPVVPYDPFLELHAAVTRTTTDGQPAGGWLPGEAIGVADAMAAATWGSSYAEHAETERGALQVGRLADLIVLDRDLLSEGPSAILGTRVTATVVGGRIVP, encoded by the coding sequence ATGAGCGGACTGGTCGTCCGCGGCGGGCGCGTCTTCGCCGGCGGACACCCCGGCTCGGCAGCGCTCGGCGGGCGCGCCACCGGCCCGATGGCAGATGGAGCCCCGACCGCCGTGGCCATCAGCGGCGACCGGATTATGGCCATCGGCACCGATCGCGACGCGGACGGATGGAGCGGCCCCGACACGGAGGTGATCGAAGCGGACGGCGGCCTCATCCTGCCCGGCTTTAACGATGCGCACACCCACCTGCGCTGGGCACCCACCACCCTGAGTCGCCTGGACCTGTTCGGGATTACCGACCTGAGCGACGTCCAAGTTGCGATCCGCGCCTTCGCGGCGGCGCATCCGGAGCGCGCGTGGGTCGCGGGACGCGGCTGGCTGTACGCCGCCTTCCCTGGCGGCATGCCGACGCGCGAGCAGCTTGACGCGGCGGTCCCAGATCGTCCGGCCTATTTCGAGTGCTTCGACGGCCATTCCGGGTGGGCGAACTCGCTCGCGCTGACGGCCGCCGGCATCGACGAACGAACGCCTGATCCGGTGAACGGGCAGATCGTGCGCGACACGGGCGGGCAGGCGACCGGGGCGCTCCTCGAGCGCGCCACAGAGGCGATCGAGGCGCTCATCCCGCCCCCGTCGGCCGACGAGTCGCTGGCGCTGCTGCGCGCCGGGCTGACCGCCATGGCCCATGCTGGCATCACCGCCGTCCAGGATGCGTGGGCCCGCGAGGAGGGTTTCGCGACGCTTGATCGATTACGTGACGCTGACGGCCGGCTGCCGATCAGGGTCCGGTCGGCGCTCGAGATGCTTCCCGGCCAGGGAGAGGCGGGACTCCGCGCCATCCTCGACCGCTATGAGTCGACGGTCGCCCCCTACCGCAATGACCCATGGTTGCGGGGCGGGATCCTGAAGTCGTTCATCGATGGCGTGGTGGAGGCCCACACGGCCTCGCTGCTGACCCCGTATCCGGGCTCCACGACCCGCGGCGACCCCCGGTGGGCTGAGGAGGAGTTGCGATCCGCCGTGGCCGAGGCTCACGGACGCGGATGGCAGGTCGAGCTGCACGCCATCGGCACCGCCGCCGTGCGGCAGGCACTGGACGCCTTCCAGGCGGTAGGGCCGGGGCGCGCGGCCGAACGGCGGCATCGGGTCGAGCACATTGAGACGATCGACCCTGCCGACCTGGGTCGCTTCGCGGAGCTCGGGGTGGTGGCCAGCATGCAGCCCTTCCACGGGTTTCCTGAGGCGGGCCAGATGGCCGTCTGGGAAGGCGCCCTCGACCCTGAGCTCGCAGCCTCCGGCTGGCGAATCGGGAGCCTCCTGCGCTCCGGCGCGCCGATCGCGTTCGGCAGCGACTGGCCGGTCGTTCCGTACGACCCCTTCCTCGAACTGCACGCGGCGGTGACGCGTACCACAACCGACGGGCAGCCGGCGGGTGGCTGGCTGCCGGGCGAAGCGATCGGGGTGGCCGATGCGATGGCCGCGGCAACGTGGGGCAGCAGCTATGCCGAGCATGCCGAGACGGAGCGCGGGGCACTGCAGGTCGGCCGCCTCGCCGACCTGATCGTGCTTGACCGGGACCTGCTCAGCGAGGGGCCATCGGCGATCCTCGGCACCCGGGTCACCGCGACGGTGGTCGGCGGACGGATCGTGCCGTGA